A genome region from Sphingomonas sp. BGYR3 includes the following:
- a CDS encoding alpha-amylase family glycosyl hydrolase yields the protein MNGMAPAKSAHEWWRGAAIYQIYPRSFQDSNGDGVGDLPGITQRLGHVASLGVDAIWLSPFFTSPMKDFGYDVSDYCDVDPIFGTLDDFDALVARAHALGLKVIIDQVYSHTSDQHDWFAESRSSRTNAKADWYVWADARPDGSPPNNWQSVFGGPAWTWDARRGQYYLHNFLASQPQMHVHNREVQDALLATARFWLERGVDGFRVDAINFAMHDPELRDNPPAPDTGKPRTRPFDFQQHVHNQSHADIPLFLERLRGVLDEYGATFTVAEVGGPDPDPEMKAFTAGGRRLNSAYSFDFLYADRLDGSHVAEALGRWPEQPGTGWPSWAFENHDAPRAISRWASPDQAAAFGRMKTTLLACLRGNIFLYNGEELGLTQVDIAQEDLRDPEAIANWPMTLSRDGARTPMVWEADTPGHGFSDARPWLPFGPDHPALAVDRQERDPQSMLAQTRAALSLRNGHPALRWGEMTVIEASAGHIVFERTLGAQRMQCAFNLTDRAMAWTGGNGRIAMAVNGATATELPAHGAIVIESDR from the coding sequence ATGAACGGCATGGCACCGGCCAAGAGCGCCCATGAATGGTGGCGCGGTGCCGCGATCTATCAGATCTATCCCCGCAGTTTTCAGGATTCGAACGGCGATGGCGTCGGCGACCTGCCGGGCATCACGCAGCGGCTGGGCCATGTCGCTTCGCTGGGCGTGGATGCGATCTGGTTGTCGCCATTCTTTACGTCGCCGATGAAGGATTTCGGATATGACGTCAGCGATTATTGCGATGTCGATCCGATTTTCGGAACGCTGGACGATTTCGACGCACTGGTCGCCCGCGCCCATGCGCTGGGCCTCAAGGTGATCATCGATCAGGTCTATTCCCACACCAGCGACCAGCATGACTGGTTCGCCGAGAGCCGGTCGAGCCGGACCAATGCAAAGGCGGACTGGTATGTGTGGGCCGATGCCCGCCCGGATGGCAGCCCGCCCAACAACTGGCAATCGGTGTTCGGCGGCCCCGCCTGGACATGGGACGCGCGGCGCGGGCAATATTATCTGCACAATTTCCTGGCCAGCCAGCCGCAGATGCACGTCCACAACCGCGAGGTGCAGGACGCGTTGCTGGCCACGGCCCGGTTCTGGCTGGAACGCGGCGTCGACGGGTTCCGCGTGGATGCAATCAACTTTGCGATGCACGATCCCGAACTGCGCGACAATCCGCCCGCGCCGGACACGGGCAAGCCGCGCACGCGCCCGTTCGATTTCCAGCAGCACGTCCATAACCAGTCCCATGCCGACATTCCGCTGTTCCTGGAGCGGCTGCGCGGCGTGCTGGACGAATATGGCGCGACCTTTACGGTGGCAGAGGTGGGCGGGCCTGACCCCGATCCGGAGATGAAGGCATTCACAGCCGGTGGCCGGCGGCTGAACAGCGCCTATAGCTTTGATTTCCTCTATGCCGACCGGCTGGACGGCAGCCATGTTGCCGAGGCGCTGGGCCGGTGGCCGGAACAGCCGGGAACGGGCTGGCCCAGCTGGGCATTCGAAAATCACGATGCGCCGCGCGCCATTTCGCGCTGGGCATCGCCCGATCAGGCCGCGGCCTTTGGCCGGATGAAAACGACGCTGCTGGCGTGCCTGCGCGGCAATATCTTCCTCTATAATGGCGAGGAGCTGGGCCTGACCCAGGTGGATATCGCGCAGGAGGATCTGCGCGATCCCGAAGCCATCGCCAACTGGCCCATGACGCTGAGCCGCGACGGCGCGCGCACCCCGATGGTGTGGGAAGCGGACACGCCCGGCCATGGCTTTTCCGACGCGCGGCCATGGCTGCCCTTTGGCCCGGATCACCCGGCGCTGGCGGTGGACCGGCAGGAGCGCGATCCCCAGTCGATGCTGGCCCAGACGCGGGCCGCCCTGTCGCTGCGCAACGGGCACCCGGCGCTGCGCTGGGGCGAGATGACGGTGATCGAGGCGTCGGCCGGGCATATCGTGTTCGAACGGACGCTAGGTGCGCAGCGGATGCAATGTGCGTTCAACCTGACCGACCGGGCGATGGCGTGGACCGGCGGCAATGGCCGGATCGCCATGGCCGTGAACGGGGCGACCGCAACCGAATTGCCAGCCCATGGTGCGATCGTCATAGAATCCGACCGGTAG
- a CDS encoding tryptophan halogenase family protein: MSGTAHHIVILGGGTAGWMAACLIAHHGRGRGVAVTVVESPDIGIIGVGEGSTPHLKHFFDTLGIAEREWMPACDATYKTGIRFSGWGGNDGPASYFHPFPTEIDRHSEPDFLTACAARRRGEDVPAHPDDWYLTAWLAEHGRAPIAPDHFPFRIGYGYHFDAHKVGAFLRGRATAMGAAHLSRTVDRVEVTGEGTVAALILDGGERLAGDFFIDCSGFRSLIHQQALGVPFLPFADNLFNDRAVVAPTPLPDGEIAPQTGATALSAGWVWRIPLTSRVGNGYVHSSRYIDKDAAEAEFRRHIDLPDDQPVRFLDMKVGRVADSWVSNSLAVGLSQGFLEPLEATALHIVQATLEAFIQTYWDGGFTPRHRDTFNRTINARYEGIRDYIVAHYRMNRRQASDYWTDAAGIEALSDPLKQVMTAWFTRGDVAATIEGLGIARYYTPMSWHALMAGYGTFPARLRPAETRVRDVADVRRFIAACGSNFPAHRAALAEA, translated from the coding sequence GTGAGCGGGACGGCGCACCATATCGTCATCCTGGGCGGCGGAACGGCAGGGTGGATGGCCGCGTGCCTGATCGCGCATCACGGGCGCGGGCGCGGGGTCGCCGTGACCGTGGTGGAAAGCCCGGACATCGGCATCATCGGCGTGGGCGAGGGATCGACGCCGCACCTCAAGCATTTTTTCGACACGCTGGGCATCGCCGAGCGCGAATGGATGCCGGCGTGCGATGCGACGTACAAGACCGGGATCCGGTTCAGCGGATGGGGCGGCAATGACGGCCCGGCCAGCTATTTCCACCCCTTTCCCACCGAAATCGACCGGCATAGCGAACCCGATTTCCTGACCGCCTGTGCCGCGCGCCGGCGCGGGGAGGATGTGCCCGCCCATCCCGACGACTGGTATCTGACCGCGTGGCTGGCCGAGCATGGCCGGGCACCGATTGCGCCCGATCATTTCCCGTTCCGCATCGGATACGGATATCATTTCGACGCGCACAAGGTGGGGGCGTTCCTGCGCGGACGGGCGACGGCGATGGGCGCGGCACACCTGTCGCGCACGGTCGACCGGGTCGAGGTGACGGGCGAAGGGACGGTCGCCGCGCTGATCCTGGATGGCGGGGAGCGGCTGGCCGGGGATTTTTTCATCGACTGTTCCGGCTTTCGCAGCCTGATCCATCAGCAGGCGCTGGGCGTGCCGTTCCTGCCGTTCGCCGACAATCTGTTCAACGACCGGGCCGTGGTCGCCCCCACCCCCCTGCCCGATGGCGAGATCGCGCCGCAGACCGGGGCGACGGCCCTGTCCGCAGGCTGGGTGTGGCGCATTCCCCTGACCAGCCGGGTCGGCAACGGTTATGTCCATTCCAGCCGGTATATCGACAAGGACGCGGCCGAGGCGGAGTTTCGCCGTCATATCGACCTGCCCGACGATCAGCCGGTCCGGTTCCTGGACATGAAGGTCGGGCGGGTTGCCGACAGCTGGGTTTCCAACAGCCTGGCCGTCGGCCTGTCCCAGGGGTTTCTGGAGCCGCTGGAGGCGACGGCGCTGCATATCGTGCAGGCGACGCTGGAGGCGTTCATCCAGACCTATTGGGATGGCGGCTTTACCCCCCGCCACCGCGACACGTTCAACCGCACGATCAATGCGCGGTACGAGGGGATCCGGGATTACATCGTGGCGCATTACCGGATGAACCGGCGGCAGGCGTCGGATTACTGGACCGATGCAGCGGGGATCGAGGCGCTATCCGATCCGCTGAAGCAGGTGATGACCGCCTGGTTCACGCGGGGCGACGTTGCCGCCACCATCGAGGGGCTGGGCATTGCGCGATACTATACGCCGATGAGCTGGCATGCGCTGATGGCCGGATACGGCACCTTTCCCGCCCGGCTGAGGCCCGCCGAAACGCGGGTGCGGGACGTAGCGGACGTGCGCCGGTTCATCGCCGCGTGCGGCAGCAACTTTCCCGCGCATCGGGCGGCACTGGCAGAAGCCTAG
- a CDS encoding DUF4230 domain-containing protein: MTRGFARQPLLIAIAVLLAAILAVLAWLAWQRHQETEVVTRDESGVAVTRVITARLSGAGELRVSRLNGTIQATAEDVRWGGVLRSRLVTKAPYSVDYYVDLSAIRPGDLEWNDDSRTLIVNAPEVTVGTPNIDEGSVSVSEVDGLFVTRAAGQELARRASASATSGAGAAARSPERMAQAREFARRSVTRVLGMPLAATGYGDARVVVTFPNERRIDDGERWDVTRPVDEVLANRG; the protein is encoded by the coding sequence ATGACCCGTGGTTTCGCCCGTCAGCCATTACTGATCGCCATTGCCGTGCTGCTTGCCGCGATCCTTGCGGTGCTGGCCTGGCTGGCGTGGCAGCGGCACCAGGAAACCGAGGTGGTCACGCGGGACGAAAGCGGCGTCGCCGTCACCCGCGTCATCACCGCCCGGCTGTCCGGCGCGGGCGAGCTGCGCGTCTCGCGCCTGAACGGGACGATCCAGGCAACGGCAGAGGATGTCCGCTGGGGCGGGGTGCTCCGTTCCCGATTGGTGACGAAAGCGCCGTACAGCGTAGATTATTACGTCGACCTGTCCGCCATCCGGCCCGGCGACCTGGAATGGAATGACGACAGCCGCACCCTGATCGTCAATGCGCCGGAGGTGACGGTCGGCACCCCCAATATCGACGAAGGATCGGTGTCGGTGTCGGAGGTCGACGGCCTGTTCGTCACCCGTGCGGCCGGACAGGAACTGGCCCGCCGCGCCTCTGCCTCCGCCACCAGCGGGGCAGGCGCCGCTGCCCGCTCGCCCGAACGCATGGCGCAGGCGCGCGAATTTGCCCGGCGCTCGGTCACCCGCGTGCTGGGGATGCCGCTGGCCGCCACCGGCTATGGCGATGCGCGGGTCGTCGTCACCTTTCCCAACGAACGCCGCATCGACGATGGCGAACGCTGGGACGTGACCCGCCCGGTGGACGAGGTGCTGGCTAACCGCGGCTGA
- a CDS encoding alpha/beta hydrolase-fold protein has protein sequence MVRGMLCLGAAAMLTAAGPVGAQDGAAIRPADRNGTLVQVQPIASRHTASPRLTLWLPRGYPAPRTRYRVLYMPDGQNLFDPKLSGYGKVWGADVTAQRLIDEGAAKPFIIVGTWNAEGDRYRTYLPDSLYRAAKGQERAEMVRSADSKPVISAGYLRYLTSELKPWVDRNYRTLPGPSDTAIMGSSMGGLISVEALAKYPRVFGRAGALSIHWPMGDPRTMNSEGAGMKALWKTYLTRTLGAPRGRRLWIDRGTATLDQYYGPYFERGVESLKAAGWRQGKDFRAEVYHGTEHDERAWAERLDEVLAWLWSDDG, from the coding sequence ATGGTGCGCGGGATGCTATGCCTGGGTGCGGCGGCGATGCTGACCGCCGCCGGGCCGGTCGGTGCGCAGGATGGTGCCGCCATCCGCCCGGCGGATCGCAACGGCACGCTGGTGCAGGTGCAGCCCATTGCATCGCGGCACACCGCGTCCCCCCGCCTGACCCTCTGGTTGCCGCGCGGCTATCCCGCGCCCCGCACCCGCTATCGCGTGCTGTACATGCCCGACGGGCAGAACCTGTTCGATCCCAAACTGTCGGGATATGGCAAGGTGTGGGGCGCCGATGTCACGGCCCAGCGGTTGATCGACGAGGGCGCGGCAAAGCCGTTCATTATCGTCGGTACGTGGAATGCGGAGGGCGACCGGTATCGCACCTATCTGCCCGACAGCCTGTATCGTGCGGCAAAAGGGCAGGAGCGCGCGGAGATGGTCCGCAGTGCCGACAGCAAACCCGTTATTTCGGCGGGCTACCTCCGCTACCTGACCAGCGAGCTGAAGCCGTGGGTGGACCGGAATTACCGCACCCTGCCCGGCCCGTCGGATACCGCGATCATGGGGTCGAGCATGGGCGGCCTGATTTCGGTCGAGGCGCTGGCCAAATATCCGCGCGTGTTCGGCCGGGCGGGGGCGCTGTCGATCCACTGGCCGATGGGCGATCCGCGCACCATGAACTCCGAAGGCGCGGGGATGAAGGCGCTGTGGAAAACCTATCTGACCCGAACGCTTGGCGCGCCCAGGGGTCGGCGGCTGTGGATCGACCGGGGCACGGCGACGCTGGACCAGTATTACGGCCCCTATTTCGAACGCGGGGTCGAAAGCCTGAAGGCCGCAGGCTGGCGTCAGGGCAAGGATTTCAGGGCCGAAGTGTATCACGGCACGGAACATGACGAGCGGGCCTGGGCCGAGCGGCTGGACGAGGTGCTGGCATGGCTGTGGAGCGATGACGGGTGA
- a CDS encoding tryptophan halogenase family protein, which translates to MTDTPARHIVIAGGGTAGWMAAAALSRFLGRAWRITLIESETIGTVGVGEATIPPIRTFNAGLAIDEAEFVRETQGSFKLGIRFDGWLAPGEAYIHAFGAIGRPLGLLPFLPYWLRHRMGGGGADFWDFSPSALAARANRFGVLEQRADGPPVGLAHAYHFDAGLYARFLRRYAEARGVERIEGRIVSIERQAESGDVAALMLDGERRVAGDLFIDCTGFRALLIGGALGVGYQDWRHWLPCDRAVAVPCERVEPLTPFTRATAREAGWQWRIPLQHRTGNGLVYSSAHMSDAMATETLMANLDAPATAEPRLLQFVTGMRDRAWSHNVVALGLSGGFLEPLESTSIHLIQTGIAHLLQFLPGEQDAAERRDAFNRQMAHEFVSVRDMLILHYHANRRPGEFWAACRAMAVPDSLTRRIALFREAGRVVRFNEELFTEDGWAQVMLGQGIMPGGYHPLADQLSEAQLAEFLSLAATHARRQADALPPHADFIAAHCAATPIQTERAFA; encoded by the coding sequence GTGACCGACACTCCAGCCCGACATATCGTCATTGCCGGTGGCGGCACGGCCGGGTGGATGGCGGCGGCTGCGCTTTCCCGCTTTCTGGGGCGCGCGTGGCGCATCACGCTGATCGAATCCGAAACGATCGGCACGGTCGGCGTGGGCGAGGCGACCATTCCGCCGATCCGCACGTTCAATGCGGGCCTTGCCATCGACGAGGCAGAGTTCGTCCGCGAAACCCAGGGCAGTTTCAAGCTGGGCATCCGGTTCGACGGATGGTTGGCACCGGGCGAGGCGTATATCCACGCCTTTGGCGCGATCGGGCGGCCGCTGGGCCTTCTTCCGTTCCTCCCCTACTGGCTTCGTCATCGCATGGGTGGTGGCGGGGCCGATTTTTGGGATTTCTCCCCCTCTGCGCTCGCCGCCCGCGCCAATCGGTTCGGCGTGCTGGAACAGCGGGCGGACGGGCCGCCGGTCGGCCTTGCCCATGCCTATCATTTCGATGCCGGCCTCTATGCCCGGTTCCTGCGCCGCTATGCCGAGGCGCGGGGCGTCGAGCGGATCGAGGGGCGCATCGTCAGCATCGAGCGACAGGCAGAGAGCGGCGATGTCGCCGCGCTGATGCTGGACGGGGAACGGCGGGTTGCGGGCGACCTGTTCATCGATTGCACCGGCTTTCGCGCGCTGCTGATCGGCGGGGCGCTGGGCGTCGGCTATCAGGACTGGCGGCACTGGCTGCCCTGTGACCGGGCGGTCGCGGTGCCGTGCGAGCGGGTGGAGCCGCTGACCCCGTTTACCCGCGCCACCGCGCGCGAGGCGGGATGGCAATGGCGCATCCCGTTGCAGCACCGGACGGGCAATGGCCTCGTCTATTCCAGCGCCCATATGAGCGACGCCATGGCGACCGAAACGCTGATGGCAAACCTGGACGCGCCCGCCACCGCCGAACCGCGCCTGTTGCAGTTCGTGACCGGGATGCGCGACCGGGCATGGTCGCACAATGTCGTGGCGCTTGGCCTGTCCGGCGGGTTTCTGGAGCCGCTGGAATCGACCAGCATCCACCTGATCCAGACGGGCATTGCGCATCTGCTTCAGTTCCTGCCCGGCGAACAGGATGCGGCGGAGCGCCGGGACGCGTTCAATCGGCAGATGGCGCATGAGTTCGTCAGCGTGCGCGACATGCTGATCCTGCATTACCATGCCAATCGCCGGCCGGGCGAGTTCTGGGCCGCGTGCCGGGCGATGGCGGTTCCCGACAGCCTGACCCGGCGGATCGCCCTGTTCCGCGAGGCGGGCCGCGTCGTCCGGTTCAACGAGGAGCTGTTTACCGAGGATGGCTGGGCCCAGGTGATGCTGGGCCAGGGGATCATGCCCGGCGGCTATCACCCGCTGGCCGATCAATTGAGCGAGGCGCAGCTGGCCGAGTTCCTGTCGCTGGCCGCCACCCATGCCCGGCGACAGGCCGATGCGCTGCCCCCCCATGCCGATTTCATTGCGGCCCATTGTGCCGCCACCCCAATTCAGACCGAAAGGGCGTTTGCGTGA
- a CDS encoding alpha-amylase family glycosyl hydrolase: protein MLPQIAVAQQATPAATRALRQRLPQDEVIYFLLPDRFENGDPANDRGGIGGDRMAHGFDPAHKGFYHGGDLKGLIQRLDYIQALGATAIWVAPIFRNKPVQGGPGQESAGYHGYWVTDFTQVDPHFGSNADFKALVDAAHGRGMKVYMDIIANHTADVIRYRECGDCAYRSRADYPYSRQGGVKGKAINPGFAGDQVMTTGNFARLTDPNWAYTPYVPEAERNVKVPAWLNDPIHYHNRGNTTFENESSTMGDFVGLDDLMTESPVVVQGMIDIFGGWIDRFGIDGFRIDTARHVNPEFWQKFVPAMRQRAKAKGIPNFHIFGEVALDGVNPGGLARFTHVDRYPAVLDFAFRSAVIESIAGKGGTDLFVRLLDGDALYAEGADILPTFTGNHDGGRFGHYVRKAFPKAGDAEVLARVELAHAFMFGLRGVPTIYSGDEQGFAGDGIDQDAREDMFPSKVAVYNDNRLIGTDRTTAASNFDTGHPLFRAFARLAAIRRDSAALRRGRTLVRAYGKEPGLFAVSRFDPDNGAETLLLFNTGTKPVSGNVEVDPATRGFTAKHGPCASVTAPGSAAYALPPLGYAICEASK, encoded by the coding sequence ATGCTGCCCCAGATCGCCGTTGCGCAACAGGCGACGCCGGCCGCGACCCGTGCGCTGCGCCAGCGGTTGCCGCAGGATGAGGTCATCTATTTCCTGTTGCCCGACCGGTTCGAAAATGGCGATCCGGCGAACGACCGGGGCGGTATCGGCGGCGACCGGATGGCGCATGGGTTCGACCCGGCGCACAAGGGGTTTTACCATGGCGGCGACCTGAAAGGGCTGATCCAGCGGCTGGACTATATTCAGGCGCTGGGCGCAACCGCGATCTGGGTTGCGCCGATTTTCAGGAACAAGCCCGTGCAGGGCGGGCCGGGCCAGGAATCGGCGGGATATCACGGGTACTGGGTGACCGATTTCACGCAGGTCGACCCGCATTTCGGCAGCAATGCGGATTTCAAGGCGCTGGTCGATGCCGCCCATGGCCGGGGCATGAAGGTGTATATGGACATCATCGCCAATCACACGGCCGATGTGATCCGGTACCGGGAATGTGGCGATTGCGCCTATCGCAGCCGTGCGGACTATCCCTATTCCCGGCAGGGCGGCGTGAAGGGCAAGGCGATCAATCCGGGATTTGCCGGGGATCAGGTGATGACGACGGGCAATTTCGCCCGGCTGACCGATCCGAACTGGGCATACACCCCCTATGTCCCCGAGGCCGAGCGGAACGTGAAGGTGCCGGCGTGGCTGAACGACCCCATCCATTATCACAATCGCGGCAACACGACGTTCGAGAACGAAAGTTCGACCATGGGCGATTTCGTCGGTCTGGACGACCTGATGACCGAAAGCCCCGTGGTCGTTCAGGGGATGATCGACATTTTCGGCGGCTGGATCGACCGGTTCGGCATTGACGGGTTCCGCATCGACACCGCCCGCCATGTGAACCCGGAATTCTGGCAGAAGTTCGTGCCGGCCATGCGCCAGCGGGCAAAGGCAAAGGGCATTCCGAATTTCCACATCTTTGGCGAAGTGGCGCTGGACGGGGTCAATCCCGGTGGGCTGGCGCGCTTTACCCATGTCGACCGCTATCCCGCGGTGCTGGATTTTGCGTTTCGCAGCGCGGTGATCGAAAGCATTGCCGGCAAGGGCGGTACCGACCTGTTCGTCCGGCTGCTCGACGGCGATGCGCTGTATGCAGAGGGGGCGGATATCCTGCCGACCTTTACCGGCAATCACGATGGCGGCCGGTTCGGCCATTATGTCCGCAAGGCGTTTCCGAAGGCGGGCGATGCCGAGGTGCTGGCGCGGGTGGAGCTGGCCCATGCGTTCATGTTCGGCCTGCGCGGGGTGCCGACGATCTATTCGGGCGATGAACAGGGCTTTGCCGGGGACGGCATCGATCAGGACGCGCGCGAGGACATGTTCCCCAGCAAGGTCGCCGTGTACAACGACAATCGCCTGATCGGCACCGACAGGACGACGGCGGCGAGCAATTTCGACACGGGCCACCCGCTGTTCCGCGCCTTTGCCCGGCTGGCGGCGATCCGCCGGGACAGCGCGGCGCTGCGCCGGGGCAGGACCCTGGTGCGCGCCTATGGCAAGGAACCGGGTCTGTTCGCCGTATCGCGGTTCGACCCGGATAATGGCGCGGAAACGCTGTTGCTGTTCAACACCGGCACCAAACCGGTCAGCGGCAATGTGGAGGTGGACCCGGCAACGCGCGGCTTCACCGCAAAGCATGGACCGTGCGCCAGCGTCACTGCGCCGGGCAGCGCGGCCTATGCCCTGCCCCCCCTTGGCTATGCGATCTGTGAGGCGAGCAAGTGA
- the nadA gene encoding quinolinate synthase NadA: protein MNAPTLPTGTDLLDEIMRLKRERNAVILAHYYQKPEIQDLADFVGDSLDLSRKAADTDADVIAFCGVRFMAETAKILSPEKIVVLPDMDAGCSLEDSCPPSQFAAFRAQHPDHIALTYINCSAAVKALSDIIVTSSSAEKILSQIPKDQKIIFGPDRHLGGYINRKMGREMLLWPGVCIVHEAFSETELLKLKAQHPGAPVAAHPECPPHILDHADYVGSTSGILSFAQDFPGDTLIVATEPHIIHQMEKALPEKNFIGAPGADGNCNCNICPYMALNTMEKLYLALRDLQPRIEIEEGLRVKAKRSLDRMLAMAGGTVGLGDLGPLAIDGD from the coding sequence ATGAACGCGCCGACCCTGCCGACGGGCACCGATCTGCTGGACGAGATCATGCGCCTCAAGCGAGAGCGCAATGCCGTCATCCTCGCCCATTATTATCAAAAGCCGGAGATTCAGGATCTGGCCGATTTCGTCGGCGATTCGCTCGATCTCAGCCGAAAGGCGGCGGATACCGATGCCGATGTCATCGCGTTCTGCGGCGTGCGCTTCATGGCCGAAACCGCCAAGATCCTGTCGCCCGAAAAGATCGTGGTGCTGCCCGACATGGACGCCGGCTGTTCACTGGAGGACAGCTGCCCCCCGTCGCAGTTCGCGGCGTTCCGGGCGCAGCATCCCGATCACATCGCGCTCACCTACATCAACTGTTCGGCGGCGGTGAAGGCGTTGTCGGACATCATCGTCACCAGCTCCTCGGCCGAAAAGATCCTGAGCCAGATTCCAAAGGATCAGAAGATCATCTTTGGCCCCGACCGGCATCTGGGCGGGTACATCAATCGTAAGATGGGCCGCGAAATGCTGCTGTGGCCGGGCGTCTGCATCGTGCACGAAGCGTTCAGCGAAACAGAGCTGCTGAAGCTGAAGGCGCAGCATCCCGGCGCGCCCGTCGCCGCGCATCCGGAATGTCCGCCGCATATCCTGGACCATGCCGATTATGTCGGTTCGACCAGCGGCATCCTTTCCTTTGCGCAGGATTTCCCCGGCGACACGCTGATCGTCGCGACCGAACCGCACATCATCCATCAGATGGAAAAGGCGCTGCCCGAAAAGAATTTCATCGGCGCGCCGGGCGCGGACGGCAACTGCAACTGCAACATCTGCCCCTACATGGCGCTGAACACGATGGAAAAGCTGTATCTGGCGCTGCGCGATCTTCAGCCGCGGATCGAGATCGAGGAAGGCCTGCGGGTCAAGGCCAAGCGCAGCCTCGACCGGATGCTCGCCATGGCCGGGGGCACCGTCGGTCTGGGCGACCTGGGTCCGCTGGCAATCGACGGGGATTGA